A genomic region of Dactylococcopsis salina PCC 8305 contains the following coding sequences:
- a CDS encoding DUF1995 family protein → MEFPNTLESAIAQAKQSTVAALEAGLTRLQVELKVPEIALKAESIAKEFTDLFADDYGSGLKVLFPDSGAAALARRNWSDVEFNVNDLGSRNTPIEKKVAEEDQIFLVVSPSAVEVQKVEKLCNLAGDRPVILLIPQLEDVATVGIGYAARQLRERFLSTLESCFYLQPLDEAALLKRYPSGWQLWIEKGENQYEFFCEEVEKPVGDDLDRLLRKAAGEDVSEEETPVFAKKSYKKQGIFSNLQRFLKALSQ, encoded by the coding sequence ATGGAGTTTCCTAATACGTTAGAAAGCGCGATCGCGCAAGCAAAACAATCAACTGTCGCCGCACTCGAAGCGGGATTAACTCGCTTACAGGTAGAATTAAAAGTTCCTGAAATTGCGTTAAAAGCCGAATCTATTGCCAAAGAATTTACGGATTTATTTGCTGATGATTATGGTTCAGGATTAAAAGTATTATTTCCTGATAGTGGCGCGGCAGCTTTAGCAAGAAGAAATTGGTCAGATGTGGAGTTTAATGTTAATGATTTAGGCAGCCGCAACACACCGATCGAGAAAAAAGTTGCGGAGGAAGATCAAATTTTCTTGGTCGTTTCTCCTTCAGCAGTGGAAGTGCAAAAAGTCGAAAAACTCTGTAATCTTGCTGGCGATCGCCCCGTTATTTTGCTAATTCCGCAACTAGAAGATGTTGCCACGGTTGGCATTGGTTACGCCGCCCGTCAACTGCGAGAGCGTTTTTTAAGCACCTTAGAAAGTTGTTTTTATCTACAACCTCTTGATGAAGCCGCTTTACTTAAACGTTATCCTTCTGGTTGGCAACTTTGGATCGAAAAAGGAGAAAATCAATATGAATTTTTCTGTGAAGAAGTAGAAAAACCCGTCGGAGATGACCTCGATCGTCTCTTAAGAAAAGCAGCAGGAGAAGATGTTTCAGAAGAAGAAACCCCCGTTTTTGCTAAAAAGTCTTACAAAAAGCAAGGAATTTTTAGTAACTTACAACGCTTCTTAAAAGCACTCAGTCAGTAA
- the hemL gene encoding glutamate-1-semialdehyde 2,1-aminomutase has product MTSATAFNTTQSEEIFSNAKDLMPGGVSSPVRAFSSVGGQPIVFDKVEGSHVWDVDGNEYIDYVGTWGPAICGHAHPEVIKALHETLDKGTSFGAPCVQENVLAEMVINAVPSIEMVRFVNSGTEACMATLRLMRAYTGRDKVIKFQGCYHGSGDMFLVQAGSGVATLGLPDSPGVPKAATSNTLAAPYNDLEAVKKLFEDNPGEIAGVILEPVVGNSGFVPPDAGFLEGLREITADNGALLVFDEVMTGFRISYGGAQEKFGVTPDLTTLGKIIGGGLPVGAYGGKKEIMEVVAPAGPMYQAGTLSGNPLAMTAGIKTLELLQRPGVYEQLDQMTKKLTDGLKEIAQKHGHAVSVGQISAMFGVFFTDRPVHSFEDAKTSDLQKFARYHRGMLERGIYLAPSQFEAGFTSLAHTDEDIDKTLKAADEVMASL; this is encoded by the coding sequence ATGACTTCAGCAACCGCATTTAACACCACACAATCAGAAGAAATTTTTAGCAACGCCAAAGACTTGATGCCAGGTGGCGTAAGTTCTCCTGTTCGCGCCTTTAGTTCCGTCGGCGGTCAACCGATCGTTTTCGATAAAGTAGAAGGGTCTCATGTTTGGGATGTGGATGGTAACGAATATATTGATTATGTTGGCACTTGGGGACCCGCCATTTGTGGTCACGCTCACCCAGAAGTAATCAAAGCCCTTCACGAAACCTTAGACAAAGGAACAAGTTTTGGTGCGCCTTGTGTCCAAGAAAACGTCTTGGCGGAAATGGTCATTAACGCCGTTCCGAGCATTGAAATGGTGCGTTTTGTGAACTCAGGAACCGAGGCTTGTATGGCAACCTTGCGCCTAATGCGAGCTTATACGGGACGCGATAAAGTAATTAAATTCCAAGGTTGCTATCACGGAAGCGGTGATATGTTCCTCGTGCAAGCGGGTTCTGGCGTTGCGACATTAGGCTTACCCGACTCTCCAGGTGTTCCCAAAGCCGCCACCAGTAACACCCTCGCTGCCCCTTACAATGATTTAGAAGCAGTGAAGAAACTGTTTGAAGATAATCCTGGAGAAATTGCAGGAGTGATTTTAGAGCCTGTTGTGGGAAATTCTGGTTTTGTTCCTCCTGATGCTGGCTTTTTAGAAGGATTACGAGAAATTACTGCTGATAACGGTGCGTTACTGGTATTTGATGAAGTAATGACGGGTTTCCGCATTAGTTACGGTGGCGCACAAGAAAAATTTGGCGTAACCCCCGATTTAACCACACTCGGTAAAATCATCGGTGGTGGCTTGCCAGTGGGCGCTTATGGCGGTAAAAAAGAGATCATGGAAGTTGTCGCCCCAGCAGGTCCCATGTATCAAGCAGGAACACTATCAGGAAATCCTTTAGCGATGACTGCTGGCATTAAAACCCTAGAATTGTTACAGCGTCCAGGGGTTTACGAACAATTGGATCAAATGACGAAAAAACTAACCGATGGCTTAAAAGAGATTGCTCAAAAACATGGTCATGCGGTTTCTGTGGGACAGATTAGCGCCATGTTTGGGGTTTTCTTTACTGACCGTCCCGTTCATAGCTTTGAGGATGCAAAAACCTCAGATTTACAGAAGTTTGCTCGCTATCATCGGGGAATGTTAGAACGAGGAATTTATTTAGCCCCGTCTCAGTTTGAAGCAGGTTTCACCTCTTTAGCTCACACCGATGAGGATATTGACAAAACCTTAAAAGCAGCAGATGAGGTCATGGCTTCTCTATAG
- a CDS encoding cysteine desulfurase family protein, with protein sequence MQIYLDHSATTPPHPDVITKVQTVLSQQWGNPSSLHSWGNRAATEIEIARGEVAQLINAATPETILFTSGGTESDNLALLGVVAQYSSPQHLIISSVEHSAIEQTAKRLETRGWEVTRLPVDTKGRIHPWDLETAIQSNTVLVSIIYGQSEVGTLQPIAELSRIAHQKGVLFHTDAVQVTGKLPIDVQQLPVDFLSLSGHKFYGMQGAGALYVRSGIDLKPLLTGGGQERQLRSGTQAVGAIAGLGVAAQLAKAEMTTETPRLEKLREQLFDLLADCPYLIPTGDRTQRLPHHVSFCVKTPEETITGKTLVRELNLAGIGISAGSACDSGKLKPSPILSAMGYSETMALAGIRLTLGRSTTEADIKWTAMVLKQVLQRLIKASNLVLTT encoded by the coding sequence ATGCAAATCTATCTCGATCACAGTGCGACCACTCCCCCTCATCCTGATGTTATTACTAAGGTGCAAACTGTTTTAAGCCAACAGTGGGGAAATCCCTCTAGTCTCCATAGTTGGGGAAATCGCGCCGCCACAGAAATCGAAATCGCACGGGGGGAAGTGGCTCAATTAATCAATGCAGCCACCCCAGAGACGATTCTGTTTACGTCTGGTGGCACGGAATCTGATAATCTTGCTTTATTGGGAGTCGTTGCTCAATATTCGTCTCCTCAACATCTGATTATTTCTAGTGTGGAACATTCCGCGATCGAGCAAACGGCAAAACGACTAGAAACTAGAGGCTGGGAAGTGACTCGTCTTCCTGTGGATACGAAAGGACGGATTCATCCCTGGGATTTAGAAACAGCGATCCAAAGTAATACTGTTTTGGTTTCCATTATCTATGGACAAAGCGAGGTGGGAACGTTACAACCCATTGCTGAATTAAGTAGAATTGCTCATCAAAAAGGGGTTTTATTCCATACTGATGCGGTACAAGTGACGGGAAAATTGCCGATCGATGTCCAACAGCTTCCAGTTGATTTCCTCTCGCTTTCTGGTCACAAGTTCTATGGAATGCAGGGGGCAGGTGCGTTGTATGTTCGATCGGGCATCGACCTGAAACCGTTATTGACGGGAGGCGGACAAGAGCGACAATTGCGATCGGGAACACAAGCTGTCGGCGCGATCGCGGGGTTAGGAGTCGCCGCGCAACTGGCGAAAGCAGAAATGACTACAGAAACCCCTCGTTTAGAGAAGTTACGGGAACAATTGTTTGATTTACTCGCCGATTGTCCTTATTTGATTCCCACGGGCGATCGGACGCAACGCCTCCCCCATCATGTCAGTTTTTGTGTCAAAACACCAGAAGAAACCATCACAGGGAAAACCCTAGTCCGTGAATTAAATTTAGCAGGAATCGGGATTAGTGCTGGGTCAGCTTGTGATAGTGGTAAACTCAAGCCTAGCCCAATTTTATCAGCAATGGGATATTCAGAAACCATGGCGTTAGCAGGAATTCGATTAACACTGGGACGCAGTACCACCGAAGCTGATATAAAATGGACAGCAATGGTTTTGAAACAAGTGTTACAACGATTAATAAAAGCATCCAATTTGGTTTTAACAACATAA
- a CDS encoding magnesium chelatase subunit H, with protein MFTNVKSTIRHISPDSIGDRSLVKVVYVVLEPQYQSALSASVRSINANNPNVAIEISGYLIEELRDPENYEAFKHDVAEANLFIGSLIFIEDLADKVVEAVQPHRDNLDAAIVFPSMPQVMRLNKLGSFSMAQLGQSKSAIAQFMRKRKEKQGASFQDGMLKLLQTLPKVLKYLPLDKAQDARNFMLSFQYWLGGSQDNLENFLLMLTDKYVLQQEHQQEVNYGEPVVYPDMGIWHPLAPKMFEDVKEYLSWYNNRSDISDDLKDPLNPCIGLVLQRTHLITGDDAHYVAVVSELEAMGARVIPIFAGGLDFSKPVDEYFWDTAAQGVEALPIVDAVVSLTGFALVGGPARQDHPKAIESLKRINRPYMVALPLVFQTTEEWEESELGLHPVQVALQIAIPELDGGIEPIILSGRDGATGRAIALQDRVETIAQRAMKWAKLRRKPKLDKKVAITVFSFPPDKGNVGTAAYLDVFGSIYQVLQGLRNNGYDVGDLPESSKELMELVLHDAQAQYASPELNIAYRMSVPEYERLTPYSENLHENWGPPPGELNSDGENLLIYGKQFGNVFIGVQPTFGYEGDPMRLLFSRSASPHHGFAAYYTYLEKVWGADAVLHFGTHGSLEFMPGKQMGMSGDCYPDSLIGSIPNLYYYAANNPSEATIAKRRSYAETISYLTPPAENAGLYKGLQELQDLIGSYQSLKDNGRAVQIVNTIMDQARIVNLDKDVHIPDQDAGEMTPEERDTLVGLLYKQLMEISSRLLPCGLHVIGQPPTAEEAIATLVNIASLDREEEDIQGLPRSIAESLGRDIEEIYRNNDKGVLSDVQLLQDITAAVQDAVAALVHAQADANGRVSQVSKLNFFNMGKKEPWLKALHDLGYTKVDREKMKPLFEYLEFCLEQVIADNELGGLLRGLEGEYILPGPGGDPIRNPNVLPTGKNIHALDPQSIPTAAAVKSAKVVIDRLLDRHRAENGGQLPETIASVLWGTDNIKTYGESLAQILCLIGVKPVPDSLGRINKLELMSLEELGRPRIDVVVNCSGVFRDLFINQMALLDQGVKMAAEADEPLEMNFVRKHAMEQAKENGINLRQAATRIFSNASGSYASNVNLAVENSSWEDESELRDMYLNRKSFAFDADNPGIMSENRKIFESALKTADVTYQNLDSSEISLSDVSHYFDSDPTKVVSSLREDGKQPAAYIADTTTANAQVRSLSETVRLDARTKMLNPKWYEGMLSHGYEGVRELSKRLVNTMGWSATAGAVDNWVYEDTNDTFIKDKEMQERLLNLNPNSFRRMVTTLLEANGRGYWETSEENLDRLRELYQEAEDRIEGIE; from the coding sequence ATGTTCACTAACGTCAAGTCCACCATTCGCCACATTTCACCAGACTCGATCGGGGATCGGTCTCTTGTTAAGGTGGTCTATGTCGTGCTTGAGCCTCAATATCAGAGCGCTCTCTCAGCATCGGTTCGATCGATCAACGCCAATAATCCCAATGTTGCGATCGAGATTAGCGGTTACTTAATTGAAGAACTCCGTGATCCTGAGAATTACGAGGCATTTAAGCACGATGTAGCCGAAGCCAACCTGTTTATTGGTTCATTAATTTTCATTGAAGATTTAGCAGATAAAGTCGTAGAAGCGGTACAACCGCACCGCGACAATTTAGATGCGGCGATCGTCTTCCCTTCTATGCCCCAAGTGATGCGTCTCAACAAGTTGGGAAGTTTCTCCATGGCGCAATTAGGGCAAAGCAAAAGCGCGATCGCGCAATTTATGAGAAAACGCAAGGAGAAACAAGGCGCATCCTTCCAAGACGGGATGTTAAAACTCCTGCAAACCTTACCAAAAGTTTTAAAATACCTTCCTTTAGATAAAGCCCAAGATGCTCGTAACTTCATGTTATCGTTCCAGTATTGGCTAGGCGGTTCTCAGGACAACTTAGAGAACTTCTTGCTGATGCTGACGGATAAATATGTTTTACAACAAGAACACCAACAAGAAGTTAACTACGGTGAACCGGTTGTCTATCCTGATATGGGAATTTGGCATCCTCTCGCCCCAAAAATGTTTGAGGATGTTAAAGAATACCTCAGTTGGTATAACAATCGCAGTGATATCTCAGACGACTTGAAAGACCCCTTAAATCCCTGTATTGGTTTAGTTTTACAACGGACGCACTTAATCACAGGTGATGATGCCCACTATGTGGCTGTGGTTTCAGAATTAGAAGCCATGGGCGCGAGAGTGATTCCAATTTTTGCTGGTGGTTTAGACTTCTCCAAACCCGTAGATGAGTATTTCTGGGATACAGCAGCCCAAGGCGTAGAAGCGTTACCGATTGTGGATGCTGTGGTTTCTTTAACCGGATTTGCCTTAGTAGGCGGCCCCGCGCGTCAAGACCATCCGAAAGCCATTGAATCCCTCAAACGCATTAATCGCCCCTATATGGTAGCGTTACCCCTTGTTTTCCAGACAACAGAAGAATGGGAAGAAAGTGAGTTAGGATTGCATCCCGTACAGGTCGCACTACAGATTGCAATTCCAGAACTCGACGGTGGTATTGAACCGATCATCCTTTCAGGACGAGATGGCGCAACAGGTCGCGCGATCGCCCTCCAAGATCGAGTCGAAACCATTGCCCAACGGGCGATGAAATGGGCAAAATTGCGCCGTAAACCGAAACTCGATAAAAAAGTCGCCATTACCGTCTTTAGCTTCCCTCCCGATAAAGGAAACGTGGGAACTGCCGCTTATCTCGATGTGTTTGGCAGCATTTACCAGGTTTTACAGGGACTCCGTAACAACGGCTACGACGTGGGAGACTTACCCGAATCCTCAAAAGAACTGATGGAACTGGTGTTACACGACGCACAAGCGCAATATGCCAGCCCAGAATTAAATATCGCCTATCGGATGTCCGTTCCCGAATACGAACGACTCACCCCCTACTCCGAAAATCTCCACGAAAACTGGGGTCCCCCACCCGGAGAACTGAACAGCGACGGCGAAAACCTCCTCATCTACGGAAAACAATTCGGAAATGTCTTCATCGGCGTTCAACCCACCTTTGGTTACGAAGGTGATCCGATGCGTCTCCTCTTCTCTCGTTCTGCTTCTCCCCATCATGGTTTTGCTGCCTACTACACCTACTTAGAAAAAGTCTGGGGTGCCGATGCAGTGTTACATTTCGGAACACATGGTTCTCTGGAGTTTATGCCAGGCAAACAAATGGGAATGTCTGGAGATTGCTATCCCGACAGTCTCATTGGTAGCATTCCTAACCTGTACTACTACGCCGCCAATAATCCCAGTGAGGCGACCATTGCCAAACGTCGCAGCTACGCCGAAACCATTTCTTATCTCACCCCTCCTGCGGAAAATGCAGGGCTTTATAAAGGCTTACAGGAATTACAAGACTTGATTGGGTCTTATCAGAGTCTTAAAGATAACGGTCGCGCTGTGCAAATTGTGAATACAATCATGGATCAAGCGCGGATTGTGAATCTGGATAAAGATGTTCACATTCCCGACCAAGATGCGGGAGAAATGACCCCAGAAGAACGGGATACTCTCGTCGGTTTGCTTTATAAACAGTTAATGGAAATTTCCTCTCGTTTGCTTCCTTGTGGGTTGCACGTCATTGGACAGCCACCGACTGCAGAAGAAGCGATCGCAACGTTAGTGAATATTGCGTCACTCGATCGCGAAGAAGAGGACATCCAAGGTCTTCCCCGTAGCATCGCCGAAAGTCTCGGACGAGACATTGAGGAAATTTACCGCAATAATGACAAAGGGGTTTTAAGTGATGTGCAACTGTTACAAGACATCACCGCTGCCGTCCAAGACGCAGTCGCCGCCTTAGTTCACGCCCAAGCTGATGCCAACGGACGGGTTTCTCAAGTCTCCAAATTGAACTTCTTTAACATGGGGAAAAAAGAACCCTGGCTGAAAGCCCTCCATGACCTCGGTTATACGAAGGTCGATCGCGAAAAAATGAAACCCCTGTTTGAATATCTGGAGTTTTGCTTAGAACAAGTTATCGCTGATAACGAACTCGGTGGACTCTTACGCGGTTTAGAAGGAGAATATATCTTACCTGGACCCGGTGGCGATCCGATTCGGAATCCCAATGTTTTACCCACAGGAAAAAATATTCATGCCCTTGATCCGCAGTCCATTCCCACAGCTGCCGCCGTCAAATCAGCAAAAGTCGTGATCGATCGACTCTTAGATCGTCACCGCGCCGAAAATGGGGGACAACTTCCCGAAACGATCGCCTCTGTACTTTGGGGAACGGATAACATTAAGACTTATGGGGAATCTCTCGCACAAATCCTTTGCTTAATCGGTGTGAAGCCTGTTCCCGACTCTCTCGGACGCATCAACAAATTAGAATTGATGTCCTTAGAGGAACTGGGTCGTCCTCGCATTGATGTGGTTGTTAACTGTTCTGGGGTTTTCCGTGACCTGTTTATTAACCAAATGGCGCTGTTAGACCAAGGGGTGAAAATGGCAGCCGAAGCAGACGAACCCTTAGAGATGAATTTTGTTCGTAAACACGCCATGGAACAAGCAAAAGAAAACGGCATTAACCTCCGTCAAGCAGCGACGCGGATTTTCTCTAATGCGTCCGGTTCTTATGCGTCTAACGTTAACCTCGCCGTGGAAAACAGTTCTTGGGAAGACGAATCTGAGTTACGAGATATGTATCTCAATCGGAAGTCCTTTGCTTTCGATGCGGATAACCCAGGGATTATGAGTGAAAATCGGAAAATCTTTGAATCGGCATTAAAAACCGCCGATGTCACTTATCAAAACTTAGATTCTTCTGAAATCAGTCTCAGTGACGTTTCCCACTATTTTGACTCTGATCCCACTAAAGTTGTGAGTAGTCTTCGGGAAGATGGCAAACAACCCGCCGCTTACATTGCGGATACCACTACAGCAAACGCCCAAGTGCGGAGTTTATCGGAAACCGTGCGTCTTGATGCGCGGACGAAGATGTTAAACCCGAAATGGTATGAGGGAATGCTGAGTCACGGTTATGAAGGCGTGCGCGAGTTATCTAAGCGTTTAGTGAATACAATGGGCTGGAGTGCGACTGCTGGCGCTGTGGATAACTGGGTGTATGAAGACACCAACGATACCTTCATCAAAGACAAGGAAATGCAGGAACGTTTATTAAACCTGAATCCGAATTCCTTCCGTCGCATGGTGACAACCCTGTTGGAAGCCAACGGACGCGGTTACTGGGAAACCAGCGAAGAAAACCTCGATCGTCTGCGTGAATTGTATCAAGAAGCAGAAGACCGCATCGAAGGGATTGAATAA
- a CDS encoding ABA4-like family protein, producing the protein MNLNLVFNIANLFVLPFWTLIIFLPNWGFTKKVMSSFLPFIVLVGFYVFFFTNTLNAESGAALSNPDLPTITKLFSEESAAATGWAHFLVMDLFVGTWVYWQGQEKGIFTVHSIILCLFAGPIGLLSHIITARITERFFKPSETTEAPSS; encoded by the coding sequence ATGAATCTCAATCTCGTCTTTAACATTGCCAACTTATTCGTCTTACCCTTTTGGACATTAATTATTTTTCTTCCCAATTGGGGATTTACTAAAAAAGTAATGTCCTCTTTCCTCCCCTTTATCGTATTAGTAGGATTTTATGTTTTCTTCTTTACGAATACCTTAAACGCAGAATCAGGCGCCGCTTTATCTAACCCTGATCTGCCAACAATTACCAAACTCTTTTCCGAAGAAAGTGCCGCCGCTACGGGTTGGGCGCATTTTTTAGTTATGGATTTATTTGTGGGAACATGGGTTTATTGGCAAGGACAAGAAAAAGGCATTTTTACTGTCCATTCTATTATTTTATGTCTGTTTGCTGGCCCCATTGGTTTACTATCTCACATTATTACCGCTAGAATTACAGAACGATTTTTTAAGCCCTCAGAAACCACCGAAGCGCCTTCAAGTTAA
- a CDS encoding transposase, with protein sequence MERLYIVCGETYVIMPNHVHGIVVIDQPIPEPKNRDIPSNVSASHISPKPNSLSVIIRSYKSSVTRWCRQNGYKNFQWQSRFYENIIRQDDSLERIQNYIFNNPKKWHQDRKNLPSLLM encoded by the coding sequence ATGGAACGTCTCTACATCGTTTGCGGGGAAACTTATGTGATTATGCCCAATCATGTTCATGGGATTGTGGTTATTGATCAACCCATTCCTGAACCTAAAAATAGAGATATTCCATCAAACGTCTCTGCAAGCCATATTTCACCAAAACCGAATTCTCTCAGCGTAATTATTCGTTCCTATAAATCATCAGTAACCCGTTGGTGTCGTCAAAACGGTTATAAAAACTTTCAATGGCAGTCTCGGTTTTATGAAAACATTATTCGACAGGATGATTCATTAGAACGGATTCAAAACTATATTTTTAATAATCCGAAAAAATGGCATCAAGATAGAAAGAATCTGCCAAGTCTTTTGATGTAA